In Monodelphis domestica isolate mMonDom1 chromosome 1, mMonDom1.pri, whole genome shotgun sequence, the sequence catacGTATTTTTTGTTAATGCAatctgcaaatatgaataagtTATCATTTTATACTTTTCAATTAAATAGTTAATTGGTCACAGttagttttccttaaaatttcaGTTCCCAAATAGTCATCATCTCAAGTAACCTTTCATAGAAAGTCAGTTTGCACACACATATTTAGAAGTGTGTGTATGTTACACACAAACACCCCCAACACAGCATGGCAGGTCTTTAGAAAACATACATTCATTTTATTAGTGCCTTTCTGACTCCCTCTTCTCTAAGCTAAGAGAAGGTTCAActaaggtgatttttaatggtTTGTGCAGATCACTCCAGACTTACTCTACATCCCAAGTACAGGCTCATTTGTCTTGTTCCagtaaagttttttttccccctcccacaCTTAGCCCCAGTATATGTGTTGCAATTTGTCTGAGCCAAAATTCTCCCTACATAATTGAAGTCCAGCTCTGCTTATTGCCTTTTCCCCTCAATGGCTTGGATTTAAATTTCTCTGCCTCTCATTAACATTACATTTAGTtgaggcaactgggtagctcagtggattgagcatcaggcctagagataggatatcctgggttcaaatctggcttcagacacttcctagctgtgtgaccctgggcaagtcacttaactctcattgcctagcccttactcctcttctgccttggaacctatacaaagtagtgattctaagatgaaagagaagagtttttttaaaaaggcattaagTGTAATGGATGAAACATGAAGTTTCCATTgcaaagacccaagtttaaatcccaGGTATATAAAGCTTTGTAcagagcctcagtttttttttttctgcagaagGAGAGACTGCCTCTTGTACTGCCTCCTGCAGTAGTTTGAATGTGAGCTGTTATTCCTAATAAATCCATTGTATCAATATTCATTCTTGaacattttttcttcatcaaggTTGAGGTAGTAAAAGGAAATTTACCAAGTGTTGGACTTACACTTCGTCTGGTGCAGTCATCTGATGGATGTAGCGGACATGTCGTAATTGAGACTGTGGCACCACATTCCCCTGCTGCACTTGCAGATCTTCAGCGGGGGGACAGAATTGTAGCCATCGGAGGTAATTTCTGCTGTTACTCTTTACAATGAACTTAAATGATTCTTGcttagaaaaaaatgacttttaaactAGTACATCATTTTAAATCAATGAATTGATATTCAAAATAACGcacactctctctcacacacacacacatacatacaccctTCACCTCATCAACTTCTGAtaacataattcttttttttcctatggtaTCATTTTCTCCCGTCCTCTCCCTCCCTGTTGCTGGGGACTCTCATTCCTCTACCACCTCCTAATTTAGCCCCCCTTCCTGCCAATAAAGTTAATGGAAACATATCCAGctaatttttcttaaacccttcccttccatcttagaatcaatactgtgtattggttctaaggcagaagagtggtaagggctaggcaatgggggttaaatgactagcccagagtcacacagctgggaagtgtctgaggccagatttgaatctaggacctcccgtctctaggcctgactcaatatACTGATCCTTCTAGCTGCTTCCTTTCCAACTTTTAACATGAAAATGTTATGCAGGTACAAAGTATCCTAATCACTATTGCTACTGGCTGCCACCATCGctatcactactactattatATAGGAGAATGAAGCAATTATCATTCTTTGAAAAGAGTAAATGGCTATAGTTCCCCATAGCTAGAGGCCTTATCCCTATTTCCAGATTTAACTATTTAGCAGAAAATGCTGCCGAACAAAATGGGATAATGTTCACATAAGTCATCTTTGAATAAACATTCACtcagttaacatttatttattaacattattaaaTTTAAAGTCCAGAACTAGGTGCTGAGAAAAATATAGTTAAATTGGTTCCtaacctcaaggaacttgcattctaatagTATATTTGCCATAGCAGCAAATGAATTCCAGTATTGTCCATCTCAGGAAGTTCAAGTTTCCtaatttagaaattatctaattttcttattcccttACCATTAATAACTGAATCTATTCAATTTTTACCTAAGAAAGCAAAGCTAGAccatatttttatatgaaaacaTCTGCTACAGGTCTAAACTGTACAGATTTGATGTGATAATTGAAATTAagttaaatcaaatttaaaatttgaGTGTAACTTGTTGGAAGAACTCTGGTGACCACATCCTATAATATTGGAATCAACAAATCCAGCCCCCTCAGTTTACTCATGAGAAAACAGAAATTCAGAGAAGACTGGAGACTTGCTTTTTAAAGTCAAGTAGGATACAAGGTACAGCCAAGATTCAAACTGATTCATATTGCCTATATACTAGATGAATGAATTCCTGTCTCTTATTCAGAGTAGCCTCGAGACAACAGGAAGTTAGGAGGAAAAAGGTGTTACCTTGCTCAAGCAAATGTAGgcccaatttttaaaaacctaatacATTTCTCCttccaagaaagaaaatgaattgccTTGTTTAAGCTATTGTACTAGGGAGAGTTAAAGCAATTAGAAGCAGAGACTAATTTGTCTTTCAAGCAAACTacatcttattttatattttgctttttctaactcttcataAACTTGGTTTTGAAAGTTAAATCCAGTGATGATATTCTTAGCCATAGTACCTTTGTAAACCCTTTTGTTTCCATGTAAGTTGGTTTTTGTCTCTCCCATAACTCAAGAAGTATTGTGGTCTCCTCCACCAGAGCAGTAATTTCCTGTCCTTTTCCAGTGCTGGCCTAAATACCAAGAATGTCTTTTCAAGTAAAACAATTACCTAGACACCTTTTTCTGGACCAGACAGATGATAATTTGACACCAGGGGCTTGGTCCTTTGAACTGTGTTCTCCCTGCTTCCTCTCCCTCAGCAAAGCTAACCAATCCATCAGACTGGTCTGTGATATTCAACACATTCCTATATTcaaagaagagggggaaatatGTTTTCCTATTTCTTCAAGGAAAAATCTTGGTCATTACAATTTCAcaacattcattttcttccttttttttactttgttttattgtggtcattgtgtatgtcattctttttcatttggttcTGCTTTGTTTACTTCATCAGTTcacatgtttttctgaattctttatgTTAATTATTTCTCATAACACACttctatttcaatatatttatgtaccacaatttatttagccattctccatgGTATCTATTGTGTGTCCAATTCTTCTCCTATTCCTAAAAGCTCTGCTATGAATAATTTGTTTTATGGCAAATTTATTTATGCTTCTGGCTTCCTGTCTATGCTTAACAATGACTGGGCCAAtttagtcacttaaaaaaaaaatttccaaatttctgATTTCAGAATAGACAGACCTTGTTTGATTTCCTTGCTGTAAGTCAGTGAGGAAAATCTCTGCTCCTCAACTTACAGTGTTAGAGCACTATCTGGATTGTTTGGAACTGAAGGGACCTATTTAAGGTCCCATAACCAGCAActgtcagaagtaggatttgaatcaaggCCTCCCTGACTCagtggctctctagccactacaCATGCTCTcaatttcatattcttttctaaaaTGCTCATACCAACTCCTAGCTCTACCATGGTATATTAGTGTGCTTGTCTTTCCACAGTCTCCAACATTGATACTTTCCATCTTTTGTGTATTTACAAATATTCTGGTTGTCAAATAAAACCTCAAGAGATGTTCAGATTTATGCTTCtctcattattagtgatttagagcagtcTTTCTTTAGTGATAGATATCAGGTAATTCTTTAGAGATTTGTTTATGTTCTTTCaccatttctcccttcctctcagaacattttttaaattttactttgttttttatctccatattattcattcttatAAGTGAAcaatctcataaaaccaaaaccccaaaacatatatccaaataaacaagctataaatcatatatttttttcttcatttttactccaacagttctttttctggaggaggatagcattctttgtcataagaccctcagaattgtcctggatcattgtattgctattagtagcaaagtctatcacatttgatagtTCCACAATATCATAGTTaccatgtataatgttctcctggttctgcttatttcattctgcattggttcacatagatctttccagctctttctgaaatcatcctgttcatcatttattacagcacaataatattccatcatcatcatataccacaatttgttcagctattccccaattgagggacattcctatagtttccaattctttgccaccacaaaaggagcagctagaaatatttttgtacaaataggttctttcctATTCTTAAAAATCTCTTCAGGACacaggcctagtagtggtattactggtgGATCAAACAGAATGCATTCTTATGtagcccttttggcataattccaaattgccctccagaatggttgaatcagttcacaactccaccagcaatgtatcccaattttgccacattccatccaacattaatcattttcctttactctctATTGGCCAGTCTCTCAGGACATTTTAAGAAGTGAAATAATTCTGAGTGTGGTTTTCTGGGGGTTGAAAGAGAATAATTTCTCAACTATTTGCATATTTGGATTTGGATTTTGGATGGGATGCTACTAAacgtatgatttcagaaaaatatgccCCAAAGCCAAATAAGTTTTTCTTTCATTGTCCCAGTCTTTATATCcccccaaaaatttttttacagagaatcaaaattgactatacTTTCTATAGCAGTTTTAAGTTATTCTTATGGCAGTAATTtgctgtgttttgtttttatcttaaaTAGGAATTAAAATCACATCTACAGTCCAGGTGTTAAAGCTCATCAAGCAAGCTGGTGAAAAAGTAATGGTGTGTTATGAAAGGCCTGTGGGCCAGAATAATATAGGGTCATCATCACATGAGAGTTTTACACAAGAGGAATTTCTGACAACCCCCCCAAATGATGATGACATTATGCCTGGCCTTTTAATGGAGGCTGAACGCAGAGAAGCAGATTTAGAATTTGAAGATTTAGCATCCTATCTCAAGTCACAAAATTATTCCAAAGATGAGGATCAAACAATAAGTTCTAGTCCTAAACACTGTCTTGTGTCAGTTGCTAAGCCTTCTGGACCTGCCTCACCAGTCTTAAATCTTAAATCAGGTGGCATTTCACGATCAGTCAAATCTATGACACCCAAAATCTCTGATTCTTCAGACATAGGGCAAGCATCAGCAAAAGCAACACAGGTATCTCTTTTTAAGCCTTCTCAGTCAccaaaacagcaaagaaaatttTTTCCACCATCTATTGATGATTCTTCTAACCAAGCAGAATCAGATTCAGAAAAACCAGATAAAATTCTTTATTCTACACAAGCATTTGATCAGACAGAAGATTCCATTTTGGAAAGTACTCACAAGGACAGTGCAGATGACCAAACATGGGAATCATCAGAAATTCCTTATAGCCATAAACTAGGTAAATGGACAAGAATGAAAGGGACTTGTATATTTGACATAGAAGCCTACCATAAGTACCTGAATGTTGCATTGTGGTGCAGAGATCCTTTCAAGCTGGGTGATCTCATCTGCTTGGGACATGTTAGTATAAAACTTGAAGAGATCGCTTTGGGCTGTTTAGCTACTTCCAACTTGGAATACCTTACAAAATTCCAGTTGAATGCTCCAACACCCAAAGCTATGGCTAGCAGATCTACACTGCGAAATCTGAGCATGAAAACAGGATTTAATGAGAACTTTTGTTATGGTGACATTACCATacaattcaaatatttgaaagaaggTGAACATGAACAACTTCTGGATCTTctcaagaaggaaagagaaactcATCTTTCAGAGGAGGAGGATGCCTTTAATAGAGATGAGTATTTTGATGGTCAGCTAGGTTCTGCAGAAAATAAACATGCTTTCCAAGACACTCAATTCCAGAACCCAACATGGTGTGACTATTGTAAGAAGAAAGTCTGGACTAAGGCAGCTTCCCAGTGTGTATATTGTGCTTATGTTTGCCAcaaaaaatgtcaagaaaaatgCTTTTCTGAAAACCCAATTTGTATAGGAGCTGGGAAGAAAAGCAACCGGTTATTTAAAAACTTAAGGCTAGAAGGACAAGAAAATATCATAGGGTTGCAGTCTCGTGCTGATTCTGAAGCTTCTAAATCAGCTGGGAAAAGTGCAGGTTTAACCAAGCACCTATTGAACACCAGCTCTCGTTTCTTAAACTTGCGACAAGGTTCCAGAAGAACCCCTGATCAAATTAATGAATTGGCAGAACCCTCACCCAAGCACACACCAACCACCTCTGATAATGAAATGAGCGATCACGAAGTTTGTGGTCTGAGCAGTCCTTGCAAAAAGGGAACTGACAGAAGAATCAAATtggcaaggaaggaaagaggcctaGATGACAGTGTCTTCATTGCAGTTAAAGAAATTGGTCGTGACCTTTATCGGGGCTTACCTATTGAGGAAAGATTCCAGAAGCTAGAATTCATGTTAGATAAGCTGCAAAATGAAATTGACCAGGAGCTGGAACATAACAATTCTCTTgctagagaggagaaagagacaacCGATTCAAAGAAAAAAGCACACCTTTTGAGTTCTTTGGCTAAATCAGGTGAAAGACTACAAGCTCTAACTCTTCTTATGATTCACTACAAAGCAGGTATTGAAGACCTAGAACTAGAGACGCTCTATAACACCAAAAAAGCAGCTAAATATAcagaagagacagaagaagacCTTCATAATGAAATACGTCAACTAATTGTGACTCAACCTTTTGACAGTCTATCAGATGAATTATTTGAACCATCTGAACCTCTGTAGTAGACTGCCTATTTAACCTTCTAAaaaatagcagaaaaaaaaattacacttacTAAAATATATCAGATACACCCACATTTAACACTCTTAGAATATGTATGGCCTGCTTCTCCACATTTATTGCCTGtctaatagcaaaaaaaaaaaatgataggttTGGTTTGTTTGTATTTCCCAGCAAAATACATGACCATTTGAGTTGACTAAGTTGGTTGATATGGATTGTATTATAATATGCTTTGGGGGTTAATaatgggaatttatttttattaatttatttttaactttttctattATGTAAACTAACATTTCATGTtgatattgttttcctttttggtttctgAATTCCTGTTAAAATAGGATAATATCAAAATTCTTAAAGTTTTCATTTACATCATGGTAATGGTTATATTTACTGCATGCCCAAACTGACAACACAGCAATCATTAAGAGAGCAGGCTTTGAAACTTTTGATCATGTTAAATTGATTTTTGTCTCAAATCAGTTGttggatttgttttttgttttttttgttttggtgggGGGTGGTTAATGAGTTAGATTTGTTGGAGGCAGGTTTGAGCTGGGGAGGTGTTTTTGTGGGTTTGGGAGGAGGGTGGCCAAACATAACATGAAAGCAAACACCACAgcttttattttgtctatgaTGATTTAgtaaagatattatatataatattatttgctTTCTatgcttttggttttttttttaatgtttatttcaaAAGTTGTATAATTGAATTATCGCAGTGTTCAGTGCTTCCTTTGAAGAGCTTGTATTGTTGAAATACAGAAAGTAATAGGTACAATTTTATACATTTGATCAAGAATTTCTAGCCAAGTCACTAGCATTTTTTGCTTGTCAATTTAAGAATttcaaaattatgaaaaatattaaaaaatcgaTTTTTAATATCTAACCTCAAAAAGTTGATGCCCACTTTTACCTTACTGATTGGTGTATCtgctaaaaaatatttaaagttctgAACATTTAGACACTTAATAGAATGTGTGAAAGAATATGATGTTTCAGAAGACTGTAAAGCATTTGGGTTGGTAATTATGTTTATACTGAAGAATGTAACACATTTGATTCATTGCTTGTCTCCCATATTACAAAATTGCATTTAGGCCAAAGGGAATGGATATTCTCTTTCAGAATACTTTTATGCAATATAGACAGATGGAATTGGGGCCAGGTCTCTGAAAAGGAAAATCTGATAATGGTCTTAGACTGATTATCCATCCTTACTACCATTTCATGTCTGGGAGGGGCATGTGGTATGCGTGcatgcgtgcgtgtgtgtgtgtgtgtgtgttttcattctctttttaaaaatattttcaatgtttTAGCCTTTTGCATACacaaattatatatgcatatcttcCCTGTGGGTAggtattttacaaaaaaaattggttttagaACATTAAAATCAAACTGACTATAAAACaggtaaataattttaaaatacttggtGTATGATAGCTTCTAAGGATGAAGAAACCTGCCATGACTGGTGAAAAAGGCACTGACCCAGGAATTGAAACCTGGGGTTTAGTCCATGCATTTCTACTAATGAGctctatgaccttaggcaagtcacatagcctctttgtgcctcagtttacccatctgtaaaatgggtttatAATAGATACCTGTCCTATCTACCTCACGGGATTGTCGTGAGGAAACTATTATGTGGGGGAGAATCTTTAAAAGTAAAGGAAAGTATACAAATGCAAGGTGGTTAGAGTTATTAGCCTAATAAAGTTAGCAACccttggggagggaaaaggggaagacaAATCTGCTGACTGCTACTTTATTCTCATGagaagcaattattattattcatgcaacttttaataattcaaaatatttaagaCATGGGATTTTTTGTTAGCCAAGTAtgtgaaaagataataaaaataccaTTACAAACACAAATTTCCTTAAAAATACTACAAATTACTCAATAATTTAAGTTCAAAATGTAATATTGTCCTATTCAGTTACCAAGTTTTAGTTTATAAAAATAGCTTACCACCAGGAATGACCCATAGGGCTGTGGGTCTTTTTAGTGACTATAATTATGGTAATACCATGTTAATTTTAATTGACATCCAAGAGAACTCCATCAGATCTCTGCCTGGTTTAAGAGAACTACAGAAATACCAGAAAATTAGGGATTCCTGGAAATCCATTCAGGTTTTGAAAGTATTTAACCATGTAGAGAAAGGACTATGGAAAACCTAGATAAAACCTTATTTATATAATGCTGCTAATGATATGTGTAAGATATATATTTAATGTAGtgcaatgtttttatatataCCGAGTAATGGGAATTGCTGTTCTATTTTAGAGAAGAGGGTGAAACAACAATCCAACTAACTTAGGTGATATGACTTAAGTCTCCAGAGGGGAAAATTGTAATACATTATATTATTGTTGTATAATCTTTGCTGCATATTATGTTATctatagctaaaaaaaaaaacaaaaaataataaaaactactacagaaaacaagaatatttttatttttatgacatcTAGAGTTGATAGATGTTGCATATTTCAGAGATTGCTTCCTGCTAGAATTTTGTCATGAAGACTAGCATTTTTAAAGTCTTGATTTCTTCAAATAAAACTCCTTTTTAAgctacttaaaatttaaaaaaaaaatatgtacaacaCGTTACTGTCTAAATCCCAAAAATATTGGAGGATTTATGTATATCTCTACTATAAATAGAGGGAATATTTAGTTTAATTTTCTAAAGGTATTATTCAACCCAAATTGATTAAAGTGAAATTTTGGCTGCATTTTCAGATAAGTCACATAATCTTTGGATTCAAAACTTGTAATTTAATTGTTAATTTGCTTGCCTCCAGATACTAATCTTGCATGATATTTATATCCCTTAGTTCTAATTGCAAATATCTGTGGTTCCAAGATGAAAACATTTTACATTAGGAAAGGGACTCTAAATATTAGATATTTAGCTACAAGTTgactggaattctttttttttcttttctgactaTTAATATTTAAGGACATCATCCAAAAAGTCCTAAAAGTTTTGCATCACTGCCCCTCTCCCTAATTTTCACTTTTAATGTTATTATGCCATTAAAGCCATAAGAAATGTCATTCTGAAttcaatatttcatttaaaagtttttgccaTCTCTGTTCTCAGATTAGTAtgactgttttgtttgtttttttggttttttttttggaccaAGCAATATATTGACAATGAACATCCAAAGTGGTAATTTAGATGTATAACTGTCTTTTTGCCCCAACTTTGTCTTAATTGTACTGTTCTttaaagaaatggaattttaatgATCAGATTATATTATGAAATAAACTAATCCAAAGGAGATTCCAGAAGGAAATATTTGTGGGCAAGATAGTTACttatttaaaaatcttcagtTGTCCCAATGTCCAAAAAAATGCAAGCAAGCAGTCTAGAATTCAGAgcccatttatttctttaaatgactGAAACATGAATTTCACATTTACACTCACTCCTCCAAAAAAAGACATACAAAGGCACTGCTGCCTCATTAAAAACTCCTTGTACTTTCATCAACACAATTTCTTAACCAATTACCAACATAATATCCACATTTGTTTCAAGTACAGTCATGAGGGAAATGGTATTCTGCTTATACATATGttatgatacatacatatatatgtatgtatttagtACATCAGTTTGCTCTGTTCAATAGTTTGGAATATGTTCTCTTTTAGGTCGTACCAACCTGAAATACGAGAATTATTTTTAACTAACTAAATCCTTTTTCATACTCCTCAAATAGCATCTATCCCCAGACTGTTAGCAATGGAAGTTCtgtggagtgttttgttttttttaaacccttatcttccttcttagaattagttccacagcagaagagtgctaaggggtgggcaatggggttaagtaatttgcctagggtaacactgataggaaatgtatgaggtcagatttgagccctgtagacctggctctcaatccactgagctacctagcctACCCCCTTGACTGGTTAAGAAAATTAAGGTGACCTGCTAAAGTACAGTTCCTTGTCTTTGTGCCAATTTTACATACTCATGAAGTTTCCTGTTTCTTTGGCTCATTCCTGTTTATAGCCACATACAAATGTACAATTAGAGAACACATGATGAGCTTTTGTTTCAATCCCAACCAAGCTTTGTCAGAACTTGTACATCAGAATGGACATGGGTAGCCTATGGCAGGAAGTGCTTGGGTAGTTCATTTTAGTTTGTCACACATAGAAATTGAACTTTTCATCAGAAGGAACCATAGTGATAAGATCTCCATAAAGTATGAATGAGTGGAGTTGACAACTCTCCTAGAGAATAagaaatgagacagagaaagTTCTTTTTAACTATTTACCCATTGATCTGTTTATAACATGGCGTTTTATATCAACCAATAACAATTTTGACTACTTTCGTTTGTTTTATGATCACAAAATTGTTCAATTGGCCACTACTTTCATTTCAAAAGTATACGACATTTTACAGTACCCTAAAGACACTTGGCACATTTTACAAAACCATATGTAAACAAGTCTTCACTGTCACACAAAATGTgttgttactttgaaaaaaaggcACATAGTTTCATTCACACTTGAAATCCCACATTACAGTGCATGAGATGAATGTTGAATCTTTTTTAGATAGCTCAGtgttacttttattttcttgtaGTGGTGTAGATAGATATGTGAATGGATCCTACTCTGCACCTAGTAGTGCTTGCCTCGTTACACTGAAGCTTTGGAAAGAAATCATTCCATTTTTACTTCGTctccattttaaattattttttttcaaagaaatattttatgtaaacACATTTGGATGTATAGATAATACTAAAGTTACAAGTAACCCAAAATTTAGTATCCTAACTACTACAAGACAGTGTTGTTCTAAAGCAATTGAAGATACCTGTGATTTGGGttagtatttttttcccctttaaatatTTACCATTCAGGCCGCTTCTATGGTATTTTGAACTAAAAGTTCATGTCAGGCCATGGATGAACAATCTAAATTGTGTAAGTTGAATACACTTTTATAACTTAACACCCTCCATGCAATCTTTTTCTAACAAGTCTAATAAACTAATAAACATT encodes:
- the PDZD8 gene encoding PDZ domain-containing protein 8 isoform X1, which produces MSTRWSQRGRRRREGGGSGPEQVLRRLRRLAGMELLLIIAVSALAGSFLTIFFQFLLFYCSRPKKPVAASSADLIYTSPVPGLHLRDYLYGGFGKKRKSSGSGVGHRTSKMSRAVETCYFLNAIILFLFRELRDTTETRRWVTKKIKVEFQDLLQSKTAGRVLEGLSLREVYLGQAVPFVRTVRLLRPVVPSYTGEPEASTKSHEELPTACPEELIFELDIEYNGGFHMAIDVDLVFGRSAYLFVKLARMKGKIQLIFTRTPFTHWAFSFVEEPVMDLEVQSQFEGHPMPQLANIIINQLKKVIKRRHTIPNYKIRFTGLWQFSFQKSGNTQDTGTQELRFKPFFPYEMTEESEEILYIQQYGLKEGRLKISLLECSRLMIFGSYEREANIHCTLELSSSIWEEKQRTSVKVVEVVKGNLPSVGLTLRLVQSSDGCSGHVVIETVAPHSPAALADLQRGDRIVAIGGIKITSTVQVLKLIKQAGEKVMVCYERPVGQNNIGSSSHESFTQEEFLTTPPNDDDIMPGLLMEAERREADLEFEDLASYLKSQNYSKDEDQTISSSPKHCLVSVAKPSGPASPVLNLKSGGISRSVKSMTPKISDSSDIGQASAKATQVSLFKPSQSPKQQRKFFPPSIDDSSNQAESDSEKPDKILYSTQAFDQTEDSILESTHKDSADDQTWESSEIPYSHKLGKWTRMKGTCIFDIEAYHKYLNVALWCRDPFKLGDLICLGHVSIKLEEIALGCLATSNLEYLTKFQLNAPTPKAMASRSTLRNLSMKTGFNENFCYGDITIQFKYLKEGEHEQLLDLLKKERETHLSEEEDAFNRDEYFDGQLGSAENKHAFQDTQFQNPTWCDYCKKKVWTKAASQCVYCAYVCHKKCQEKCFSENPICIGAGKKSNRLFKNLRLEGQENIIGLQSRADSEASKSAGKSAGLTKHLLNTSSRFLNLRQGSRRTPDQINELAEPSPKHTPTTSDNEMSDHEVCGLSSPCKKGTDRRIKLARKERGLDDSVFIAVKEIGRDLYRGLPIEERFQKLEFMLDKLQNEIDQELEHNNSLAREEKETTDSKKKAHLLSSLAKSGERLQALTLLMIHYKAGIEDLELETLYNTKKAAKYTEETEEDLHNEIRQLIVTQPFDSLSDELFEPSEPL
- the PDZD8 gene encoding PDZ domain-containing protein 8 isoform X2 translates to MSTRWSQRGRRRREGGGSGPEQVLRRLRRLAGMELLLIIAVSALAGSFLTIFFQFLLFYCSRPKKPVAASSADLIYTSPVPGLHLRDYLYGGFGKKRKSSGSGVGHRTSKMSRAVETCYFLNAIILFLFRELRDTTETRRWVTKKIKVEFQDLLQSKTAGRVLEGLSLREVYLGQAVPFVRTVRLLRPVVPSYTGEPEASTKSHEELPTACPEELIFELDIEYNGGFHMAIDVDLVFGRSAYLFVKLARMKGKIQLIFTRTPFTHWAFSFVEEPVMDLEVQSQFEGHPMPQLANIIINQLKKVIKRRHTIPNYKIRFKPFFPYEMTEESEEILYIQQYGLKEGRLKISLLECSRLMIFGSYEREANIHCTLELSSSIWEEKQRTSVKVVEVVKGNLPSVGLTLRLVQSSDGCSGHVVIETVAPHSPAALADLQRGDRIVAIGGIKITSTVQVLKLIKQAGEKVMVCYERPVGQNNIGSSSHESFTQEEFLTTPPNDDDIMPGLLMEAERREADLEFEDLASYLKSQNYSKDEDQTISSSPKHCLVSVAKPSGPASPVLNLKSGGISRSVKSMTPKISDSSDIGQASAKATQVSLFKPSQSPKQQRKFFPPSIDDSSNQAESDSEKPDKILYSTQAFDQTEDSILESTHKDSADDQTWESSEIPYSHKLGKWTRMKGTCIFDIEAYHKYLNVALWCRDPFKLGDLICLGHVSIKLEEIALGCLATSNLEYLTKFQLNAPTPKAMASRSTLRNLSMKTGFNENFCYGDITIQFKYLKEGEHEQLLDLLKKERETHLSEEEDAFNRDEYFDGQLGSAENKHAFQDTQFQNPTWCDYCKKKVWTKAASQCVYCAYVCHKKCQEKCFSENPICIGAGKKSNRLFKNLRLEGQENIIGLQSRADSEASKSAGKSAGLTKHLLNTSSRFLNLRQGSRRTPDQINELAEPSPKHTPTTSDNEMSDHEVCGLSSPCKKGTDRRIKLARKERGLDDSVFIAVKEIGRDLYRGLPIEERFQKLEFMLDKLQNEIDQELEHNNSLAREEKETTDSKKKAHLLSSLAKSGERLQALTLLMIHYKAGIEDLELETLYNTKKAAKYTEETEEDLHNEIRQLIVTQPFDSLSDELFEPSEPL